The genomic segment TGTCGAGATTGATGTTCTGCAGCGCGAGCGTCTCGACGCGCTCGGCCCGGTAAACCTTACGAACATTTCTTAGCTCGATCATTCTGGTTCCACCTTTCATTCGGTACTGTTCGTGGTCAGTCGATCCCGATGCGTTCGAGGCTCAGCCTGTCGCGCATGTCGCTGACGATCACTTCATCTCCTTCGTTCAGTCCATCGAGGACTTCGATCATTCGGGGAGAGACGAGGCCGAAGGTCACCTCGACTCGGACGGCGTGATCGCCACGCAGCACGAAAACCTGCTGCGACCTCGCATCGGAGAGATGAGGCCCGCGGTCGAGCGTCTTTACGTCACGCCTCTCTTCGGTGACCACCTGTACGTCGACTCTCAGCTTGTTCCTGAGCATCTCGTCGGAGGGTTCTTCGAGCGCTACGTGAAAGCGGATGATCCCGTTCTCGATGGTCGGATCGACTGTCGAAACGCGGCCGTCGAGCCAGCGGTCGCCGACGTGTACGAGCGCGGGGAGCCCCGGGCTCAGCCGCCCCGCATGAATGTCGGACACCGTCGCCTGCACGTGGAATGAGCTGAGATCCGCGAAGCGTGCGATGACTTCTCCCTCGCGGACGGTGATCCCTTCCTGCGGAGTGACCCAGGTCAGGACTCCGCGCTCGGGCGCACGAGTCATGGCGAGCTCGAGCTCGCGTGCGGCCTGCTCCCGCTCCAGGCCGAGCGCGACGATGGCGGAATCGATCGTTGCGAGCTCGCTGCGCCGATTGATCGCCGTGCTCGCAACGGAACGGTGGAGGTCCTCCAGCTCGATTCGACCCTTCTTCGCCTCGACTTCCGCCTGCCTGCGAGTCTCGAGCGAGACGAGTCCCTCTTCGTGGAGTTTTCGATTCTGATCCGCGCGCGACTCGAGGAGCTCGAGGTCGAGCTCCGTCCGTTCGATCCGGCTCCGCAGATCGGCCAGATCGCTTTCGGTTCGGACTGCCAGACGCTCACGCTCCTGTCGCTTCTGCTCGATCTGTTCGGTGATTCGCTCGAGACCGAGCCGCGACGCGGAGGTATCGAGCCTGAGAATCTCTTCTCCCGGCTCGAGAATGTCGCCGGGCTGGCGCAACACGTCGACCACACGCGCGTCGACCGGCGTCGAGATCGCTCGTTCGAAAGCGGGAGCGATCTCGCCGCTCGCCTCGAACCCCGCCCGGATCGTCCCTCGCTCCACGGTCGCCGTCCGGATCTCCGTCCGGTCGATTGACGGCTCGAGCCAGCTTCCGACCAGAAGGATGCCCGCTGCGAGGGCAGCCAGGAGGAGGAGCCACTTCACGACCCTGGCCGCAAGCTCCTTTCTCCTTGTTCCGGCGTCAATTTCCCGATCCATCACGCAGCAGGAGAGACCAAGGATCACGCCACAGCTAAACGGCTGAATAGTAAGACTTTGACTGGATTATAGATGTGCGGGAACGGACGGTTGGGGATCGAGCCGTCCGGAATCGCACAGCGATGGCACCGCCGCGTCCCGGTGTCAGATTCGAGCTGGTCGCTTTTCGCCGCGCCCTTTCCGTTCCGAGCGGCCGCGAAGCTGGCCGCACGCGGCGGCGATGTCGAGCCCCTTCGATCGCCGGACGGTCACACGAGTACCGGTCGCGGCAAGGGCGGCCGCGAAGCGGTCGATCGCGGCGTCGGATGGACGGGTCATCCAGTCGGGAAGCGTCGGATCGGGATTGAAGGGGATGGCGTTGACTTTGATGTCGATGCCGCGGAGAAGCTTCGCGAGCGCCTCGGCGTCGGCGGGCGAGTCGTTCCAACCCGCAAGGAGGACGTACTCGGCGGTGATCGTCCGGCCGTGCTCGAGAGGAAATGCGCGGAGTGCTTCGATGATCTCGGCAAGGGGGTAGCGTTTCGAGATCGGCATGATCTCTTCGCGACGCGCCTGGTCCGGAGCATTGATCGAAACGGCGAGGTTCGGCCGATCGGGACGTTCGGCGAGCCACCGGAGCCCCGGCGTGATTCCGGAAGTCGAAAGCGTCACGCGTCTGAGCGAGATCGAGAGAGCCAGGATGTCGAGGACGACGTCGAGCGATTCGGTGTTGAGCAGCGGCTCACCCATCCCCATGAAGACGACATTCAGCTGCTCGTCATCGACCGAATGGATCTCCTGAACGCTGTGGATCTGTTCGAGGATGACCGAGGGAGGGAGATTGACGCCGGGCCCGAAAAAGCCCGTCACGCAGAACGTGCATCCGACCGCGCATCCGGCCTGGGACGAGACGCAGATCGTCGTCCGGGCGCCCATCGGCATGTGGACGGTCTCGATCCGGTCCTCCGACGGAAGCGCGAAGAGGTATTTCCGGCTCCCGTCAGAGGCCTCGGGGGTCTGGTCGACGACCTGGAGTGACGAGAGAGAGAATTCGGCGGCGAGACGGTCCCGGGTCTCCTGCGGGAGGTTGGTCATCGCGTCGAACGCGTGGACGTGATGCTGGTAGAGCCAGTCGGCGATCTGAGCGATCCGGTAAGCGGGAGTGACGTGGCCGGCGAGAATGGCAGGAAGATCGGAGGGACGGACGTCGTAGAGGTTGCGCGAGCGTGGGGAAGACACGGGCTTTTCAGCCGTTCTTCGACGATTTGACTTTGCGCGTCGGATCGATCCCGACCGACTTGAGGAAATTGAGATCCTCGACGTCGATCCGGAACTGTGCCTCGCCCGCGGGAAGCGCGAGCCGCTGGGTCCGTTCCTCCTGCGCCGGTTCGTCGTCGTCGCTCCGGCTCAGGCCGATCGTGGCATCGAGGACGACGTAGAGATCGTAGCCCTCATCACGGATCTGCTGGATCATCCCGTTGACATTATTCGAGCCGGAGACCGATTCATTGATTGCGGTCCCGAGCTCCTTCAACAGTTCTTTGATCCGATCTTCCATCTTTCGATCTCGGAAACGGCCTGAGCGGATGGGTCCATTTCCGCAAACCGATTGTGCCATATTCCAGCGGATGTCAAAACTTGACAGACTCGAATCCATTGCCGCCGGTTCCACGAGCGCTCGAGAGCATCCGTTCGCGGAATGAAACTTGCGTGGTTTCATCCGAGCCGCCATCGTACGCGGCTCGCCAGCAGCGGGGCTACCTCCTGCCTCGACCGAAGCCGCCATGAGCGGTGCAGAGTCGCGTGACTGACGGTGGAAGGGAGGTTATGAAGGACGCAGCACTGATCGACCGCATCCGACGCTCCGCGAAGCGACTCGAAGGAGCTCGCACCGACTACGACGACCTCCTCGATCTCGTCGGGGACGCGAAGTTCGTACTTCTCGGAGAGGCTTCTCATGGAACTCACGAGTTCTACGATCAGCGCGCCGCGATCACGAAACGCCTCGTCAGGGAGAAGGACTTTCGAATCGTCGCGGTCGAGGCCGACTGGCCCGATGCCTATCGTGTGAACCGTCATGTGCGGGGGTTCGGCAAAGACGAGACGCCCCTTCAGGCCCTGGGCGACTTCCGCCGCTTCCCGACCTGGATGTGGCGGAACCGGGACGTGCTGGACTTCGTCGAGTGGCTTGCCGGCCACAACGCCGCCATCGATGAACAGGATCGACGCACGGGCTTCTACGGGATTGATCTCTACAGTCTTTTCGCGTCGATCGAGGCGGTGATCGGTTATCTCGAGAAAGTCGATCCCGAGGCCGCAAGGCGAGCGCGGGAACGCTACGGCTGCTTCGACCACTTCGGCGAGAACAGCCAGGCGTACGGCTACGCGAGCTCGCTCGGCATCAAACCGGACTGCGAAGACGAGGTCGTTGCTCAGCTCGTCGATCTGAGGAGCAGATTTGCCGACTATGCGTCGCGCAACGGCCAGATCCCGCCCGACGAGGCGTTCTACGCCGAGCAGAACGCCCGACTCGTCGCGAGCGCCGAAACGTACTACCGCTCGATGTTCGGCGGCCGCGTCTCGTCGTGGAACCTCCGCGATCGGCACATGGCGGATACGATCGACGCTCTTTCGAGCTATTACGAGCGGAAGAGCGGCAACGGAAAGGTCGCGGTCTGGGAGCACAACTCGCATCTCGGAGACGCGAGAGCAACCGAGATGGGCCGGCGAGGCGAGCTCAACGTCGGACAGTTGATGCGTGAACGGCACGGGGAAGAATGCCGGTCGATCGGATTCACGACCTTCACCGGTGAAGTCACCGCGGCTTCGGCGTGGGATGGTCCGGCCGAGCGAAAGAAGGTCCGGCCTGCTCTCGAGGGCAGCTATGAGGAGTTGTTCCACCGGACCGGAATCGGCGATTTCTGGCTGCCGCTCAGAGAGAATGACTCGCTGGCGGATCTCGAGGAGCCCCGTCTCGAGCGCGCGATCGGCGTCATCTACATGCCCGAGACCGAACGCCAGAGCCACTACTTTCACGCGTCGCTTCCTCACCAGTTCGATGGGGTCCTACATTTCGACACGACGAGTGCCGTCGAGGGGCTCCCGGCCGGGAAGCCCCTTCACCCCGAGGAGGCACCCGAAACCTACCCCTCGGGAATCTGAGGTGGACCCGCGATGAAGAAGACGATCCCCCGCTCCGACTGGAACCGATTTCTGAAGTCCTTCAGTCTGCAGCACGAAGGATGGCTCGTCGACGTCGAGTCAGTCTCGAAAGGGACGTCGCGATCGGAAGCGCGGAGCATTCCGCTCGAATCGGTGAGAGCTCGCGAGGATGGTTCGGCAGGCTCGATCGTCGTGACGGCCGGGGAATCGGACGACGAGCCGACGCGAATCGCAATCGATCACCCCGAATCTCTGCGGGTCGAACTGAACGACGGCATCGAGGCAGGACTCGAGATCGAAGCGGCGAGTGGCACGGTCACCAGAATCTGCTTCGTCTCTCCTGTCGCTCCCGAGTCGGTCGACGGTCTGGTGATCTGAATGGTGACGCATACGAAAAGCTCGGCCATGAAGGATACGGCGAAGCTTCGCGACTGGATGGTCGCGACCCAGATCCAGGCGCGAGGAATCGATGATCCTGCCGTTCTGTCGGCGATGCGGGCGGTGCCTCGGGAAGAATTCGTTCCGCGGGAGTTGCGGAGTCGCGCCTATGAAGACGGGCCGCTTCCGATC from the Acidobacteriota bacterium genome contains:
- a CDS encoding DUF5335 domain-containing protein translates to MKKTIPRSDWNRFLKSFSLQHEGWLVDVESVSKGTSRSEARSIPLESVRAREDGSAGSIVVTAGESDDEPTRIAIDHPESLRVELNDGIEAGLEIEAASGTVTRICFVSPVAPESVDGLVI
- the rlmN gene encoding 23S rRNA (adenine(2503)-C(2))-methyltransferase RlmN, with the translated sequence MSSPRSRNLYDVRPSDLPAILAGHVTPAYRIAQIADWLYQHHVHAFDAMTNLPQETRDRLAAEFSLSSLQVVDQTPEASDGSRKYLFALPSEDRIETVHMPMGARTTICVSSQAGCAVGCTFCVTGFFGPGVNLPPSVILEQIHSVQEIHSVDDEQLNVVFMGMGEPLLNTESLDVVLDILALSISLRRVTLSTSGITPGLRWLAERPDRPNLAVSINAPDQARREEIMPISKRYPLAEIIEALRAFPLEHGRTITAEYVLLAGWNDSPADAEALAKLLRGIDIKVNAIPFNPDPTLPDWMTRPSDAAIDRFAAALAATGTRVTVRRSKGLDIAAACGQLRGRSERKGRGEKRPARI
- a CDS encoding erythromycin esterase family protein; this translates as MKDAALIDRIRRSAKRLEGARTDYDDLLDLVGDAKFVLLGEASHGTHEFYDQRAAITKRLVREKDFRIVAVEADWPDAYRVNRHVRGFGKDETPLQALGDFRRFPTWMWRNRDVLDFVEWLAGHNAAIDEQDRRTGFYGIDLYSLFASIEAVIGYLEKVDPEAARRARERYGCFDHFGENSQAYGYASSLGIKPDCEDEVVAQLVDLRSRFADYASRNGQIPPDEAFYAEQNARLVASAETYYRSMFGGRVSSWNLRDRHMADTIDALSSYYERKSGNGKVAVWEHNSHLGDARATEMGRRGELNVGQLMRERHGEECRSIGFTTFTGEVTAASAWDGPAERKKVRPALEGSYEELFHRTGIGDFWLPLRENDSLADLEEPRLERAIGVIYMPETERQSHYFHASLPHQFDGVLHFDTTSAVEGLPAGKPLHPEEAPETYPSGI
- a CDS encoding HlyD family efflux transporter periplasmic adaptor subunit, with translation MDREIDAGTRRKELAARVVKWLLLLAALAAGILLVGSWLEPSIDRTEIRTATVERGTIRAGFEASGEIAPAFERAISTPVDARVVDVLRQPGDILEPGEEILRLDTSASRLGLERITEQIEQKRQERERLAVRTESDLADLRSRIERTELDLELLESRADQNRKLHEEGLVSLETRRQAEVEAKKGRIELEDLHRSVASTAINRRSELATIDSAIVALGLEREQAARELELAMTRAPERGVLTWVTPQEGITVREGEVIARFADLSSFHVQATVSDIHAGRLSPGLPALVHVGDRWLDGRVSTVDPTIENGIIRFHVALEEPSDEMLRNKLRVDVQVVTEERRDVKTLDRGPHLSDARSQQVFVLRGDHAVRVEVTFGLVSPRMIEVLDGLNEGDEVIVSDMRDRLSLERIGID